The proteins below are encoded in one region of Peptoniphilus sp. GNH:
- a CDS encoding ABC transporter permease, producing the protein MKIIISKLLSVFMTLILVSLMIFLVFQVLPGNPAEIILGVEADENQVLQLEKELGIDKPMPERYFDWLKDLARGDMGKSLKYGVDVRDLFLARFPVTLFLTLYSLFLTILVGIPFGIWIASKDNKWYSAPIAALTQVGISMPSFWLAFILILTFSLRLKLFPSFGYDVMGGTFFDKLYKFFLPSFAIAIPNIATVVRYLRTAILDQVRKDYVRTARVKGNSLNAILYKHVLRNALIPVITILGIILTSSVGGSIVVENVFALPGLGSLIVQSVSSRDFPLIQSLVVVVAAMIIFINFFIDILYRCIDPRIRGGQ; encoded by the coding sequence ATGAAAATAATAATAAGCAAGTTACTGTCGGTCTTTATGACTTTGATTTTAGTAAGTCTTATGATTTTTTTGGTATTTCAAGTTTTACCAGGAAATCCAGCGGAAATCATATTAGGAGTTGAAGCCGACGAAAATCAAGTTCTTCAGTTAGAAAAAGAACTTGGAATAGACAAACCCATGCCAGAGAGATATTTTGACTGGCTAAAGGACCTCGCAAGAGGGGATATGGGAAAGAGTTTAAAGTATGGAGTTGATGTGAGGGACCTGTTTTTAGCCAGGTTCCCCGTCACCCTATTTTTGACGCTTTACTCACTTTTTTTAACTATTTTGGTAGGCATACCATTTGGGATTTGGATTGCCTCCAAAGACAACAAGTGGTATAGTGCTCCGATAGCGGCACTTACACAAGTTGGGATATCAATGCCGTCTTTTTGGTTGGCATTTATATTAATTTTAACTTTCTCGCTTAGGTTGAAGCTTTTTCCGAGTTTTGGCTATGATGTCATGGGAGGGACTTTTTTCGACAAATTATATAAGTTCTTCCTGCCATCTTTTGCAATAGCAATACCAAATATAGCGACAGTAGTTAGATATTTGAGAACAGCAATTCTAGATCAGGTTAGAAAAGATTATGTTAGAACAGCTAGGGTCAAAGGAAATTCTTTGAATGCAATTTTATATAAGCACGTCTTGAGAAATGCGCTTATACCAGTAATAACCATACTAGGCATAATTTTGACTTCAAGTGTTGGTGGCTCCATAGTTGTGGAAAATGTATTTGCCTTACCAGGCCTAGGTTCGCTTATAGTTCAATCAGTTTCATCAAGAGATTTTCCTTTGATTCAATCTCTTGTGGTCGTAGTCGCAGCTATGATTATATTTATAAATTTTTTCATAGATATACTTTATAGATGTATAGATCCACGGATAAGAGGAGGTCAATAG
- a CDS encoding ABC transporter substrate-binding protein, whose protein sequence is MKIKKLALVAMSAILLTACTGTQKGEKKEDGNKKASSDTIRVSMFTEIDSLNPFTMTAGDTETIMDNVFDGLYDTDEKGELVPDLAESYKVSEDGKTYTFQLKKGVKFHNGKELKAEDVVWTYDQLAGITSKEPKNSKFSVVESVKALDDYTVEVGLKERFNGFIYLTLKPIMPKDYMDQDKNPVGTGPFKFVSYNPGEILKLERNEDYHRKDHIPSYKNLEIIKMKDVQTVIMALKSGEIDVSPKLSAEEKAQLEGAASFVQGLQNLVQVIGLNNKVKPFDDIRVRQAVNYAIDRDQIIKIVAHGQATKLFSSFSPALPRFFNDLGELYPHDVEKAKALLKEAGYENGIDMNIVVPSNYKYHMDTAEVLESQLKEAGIRVTIEPIEFETWIPRCYKGRDFQATIIGFIGYMDPHQILQRYMSDNKSNYINYNNPEYDKVMKEAATSPDEEGQIKGYKAAQEIIAKDAGSVFIQDPDSITALRKGVEGLKHYPIQKMNLEDLRITN, encoded by the coding sequence ATGAAAATCAAAAAACTAGCTCTTGTAGCCATGTCTGCAATCCTACTCACAGCATGCACAGGCACACAAAAGGGAGAAAAAAAAGAAGATGGTAACAAGAAGGCAAGCAGCGATACCATAAGAGTGTCCATGTTTACGGAGATTGATTCTTTGAATCCGTTTACGATGACAGCAGGAGATACAGAAACCATAATGGACAATGTCTTTGATGGTCTTTATGACACTGACGAAAAGGGTGAATTAGTCCCAGACTTAGCAGAGTCCTATAAAGTATCAGAAGATGGAAAGACATACACATTCCAATTAAAAAAAGGTGTGAAGTTTCACAATGGCAAAGAATTGAAGGCGGAAGACGTAGTTTGGACTTATGATCAATTAGCAGGCATTACAAGCAAAGAGCCAAAGAACTCAAAATTTTCAGTGGTAGAATCTGTAAAAGCACTTGACGATTATACTGTTGAAGTTGGCTTGAAGGAAAGATTCAACGGATTTATCTACTTGACCCTAAAGCCAATCATGCCAAAAGATTATATGGATCAAGACAAAAACCCAGTTGGAACTGGCCCTTTCAAATTCGTATCATATAATCCAGGGGAAATTTTAAAACTTGAAAGAAATGAAGATTATCACAGGAAGGATCATATACCTTCTTACAAGAATCTTGAAATAATAAAAATGAAAGACGTACAAACTGTAATAATGGCATTAAAAAGCGGAGAGATTGACGTATCTCCAAAACTCTCGGCTGAGGAAAAGGCACAATTAGAAGGTGCAGCAAGCTTTGTGCAAGGTCTACAAAATCTAGTTCAAGTAATAGGTCTTAATAACAAAGTAAAGCCTTTTGATGATATAAGAGTTCGTCAAGCAGTTAATTATGCCATAGATAGAGATCAAATAATTAAAATAGTGGCACATGGCCAAGCAACTAAGTTATTCTCAAGCTTTTCACCAGCTCTTCCAAGGTTTTTCAACGATCTAGGGGAACTTTATCCTCATGATGTAGAAAAGGCAAAGGCACTTTTAAAAGAAGCAGGATATGAAAATGGCATAGACATGAATATTGTAGTGCCATCTAACTACAAGTACCACATGGATACAGCAGAAGTATTGGAATCACAATTAAAAGAAGCAGGTATCAGAGTGACAATTGAACCGATAGAATTTGAAACTTGGATTCCAAGATGTTACAAGGGCAGGGATTTCCAAGCTACTATAATAGGATTTATAGGCTATATGGACCCCCACCAAATTCTGCAAAGATATATGTCAGATAATAAGAGCAATTATATAAATTACAACAATCCTGAATATGACAAGGTCATGAAAGAAGCAGCAACAAGTCCTGATGAAGAAGGCCAAATAAAAGGCTATAAGGCCGCTCAAGAAATAATCGCCAAGGATGCAGGCTCTGTTTTCATCCAAGACCCAGATTCAATCACAGCTCTTAGAAAAGGAGTCGAAGGACTAAAACATTATCCAATTCAAAAGATGAATTTAGAGGATTTGAGAATAACAAATTAA
- a CDS encoding glycosyltransferase family 39 protein, whose product MKKKDMGFALKDLLFFVLLFASLIFLYWKNLSHPGWEYLNDWRQTDTYAMAQNFYLDNMNILKPQLNYDGLKDIYVQLELQIIPYISAILFKYFGESFFIIRSVSVAFYFVSIFYFFLLGRSFFKRWPCYIITIIYSYCPISLVYGRAIMPEAALMAFFIAGLYYLRFWQMKDKLIHFYISAFCISLAIMEKTPAAFLGILVLFLIFKRFGFKAFKNPHVYIFGLISLGLPFAYFYMLSINATASFVNDIGLKHILNPSNIKKIIPVSKDLISKNFCEIFGLSLLVFAGLGTLKAIIKKNSFLLVLLLAFILEFIIIIVPIKFTYYMIFLSPIFCLLAGEILDGIFSFNAYMGTVFAGVLLLFNIYAGVIYYIPNTKIVPETNLAIEGLKKVIKPQDKIAISSLNPVYINGIGCKGYRAGINYYDFIPKSIPEELDFFENLGIDYFVAMKYANTNYTEEWFYYLKDRYKLIDESPYFFIYKMR is encoded by the coding sequence ATGAAGAAAAAAGATATGGGCTTTGCCTTAAAAGACTTATTATTTTTTGTGCTTTTATTCGCTTCACTTATATTCTTATATTGGAAAAATCTTTCCCACCCTGGTTGGGAATATTTAAATGATTGGCGTCAGACAGATACCTACGCCATGGCACAAAACTTTTATCTAGATAATATGAACATCTTAAAACCTCAACTCAACTATGACGGTTTAAAAGATATTTATGTGCAATTAGAACTTCAAATAATTCCATATATATCTGCCATTTTATTTAAATATTTTGGCGAATCATTTTTTATAATAAGATCTGTTTCAGTAGCTTTTTATTTTGTGAGCATTTTTTATTTTTTCTTGCTTGGAAGAAGTTTTTTCAAAAGATGGCCTTGCTACATAATTACAATTATTTACTCCTACTGCCCCATTAGTCTAGTCTATGGCAGGGCAATCATGCCCGAGGCTGCTCTTATGGCTTTTTTCATTGCAGGTCTTTATTATCTAAGATTTTGGCAAATGAAGGACAAGCTTATCCATTTTTATATATCGGCTTTTTGTATAAGCCTTGCAATAATGGAAAAGACTCCAGCTGCATTTTTGGGCATTTTAGTCTTATTTTTAATTTTTAAACGTTTTGGATTTAAGGCTTTTAAAAATCCCCACGTATATATCTTCGGACTGATTTCTCTTGGTCTGCCATTTGCATATTTTTATATGCTTTCTATAAATGCGACTGCAAGTTTTGTAAATGATATAGGCCTAAAGCACATACTAAATCCATCTAATATAAAAAAGATTATTCCAGTTTCAAAGGATTTGATTTCCAAAAATTTCTGTGAGATTTTTGGCCTTAGTCTCTTGGTCTTTGCAGGGCTTGGAACTTTAAAAGCCATAATCAAAAAAAATTCCTTCCTCTTGGTTTTACTTCTGGCTTTTATTTTGGAATTTATAATAATAATTGTTCCTATAAAATTTACCTATTACATGATTTTTTTGAGTCCGATATTTTGTCTTTTAGCAGGGGAAATCCTAGATGGAATCTTCTCCTTCAATGCCTATATGGGAACTGTCTTTGCAGGAGTTTTGCTTTTGTTTAATATCTATGCTGGTGTGATATACTATATTCCAAACACTAAAATAGTCCCCGAGACTAATCTTGCAATTGAGGGACTTAAAAAAGTAATAAAACCTCAAGATAAGATTGCCATTTCATCTTTAAATCCCGTCTACATCAACGGCATAGGTTGCAAGGGTTATAGGGCCGGGATAAATTATTACGATTTCATCCCCAAATCAATACCTGAGGAATTAGATTTTTTTGAAAATTTAGGCATAGATTATTTTGTGGCTATGAAGTATGCTAATACTAACTATACAGAAGAATGGTTCTACTATCTAAAAGATAGATACAAGCTCATAGACGAAAGTCCCTACTTTTTTATTTACAAAATGAGGTGA
- a CDS encoding glycosyltransferase has protein sequence MKRLLVMPPAYNEQKDIAALFEAWLKEEKNIEALGYKLELVSINDHSTDETLNIIISYEKSRPDVFTDHINHPVNKGLGGGLNSALTYFYKNSSLKDVLCIMDADNTQSPEYIVKMLEKIEDHDVVIASRYCDDSKVKGVPPVRLFLSEGARFYYKLVLGIKGVEDYTCGYRLYSHEIISRLFEKYKDNPIKNSSFACMMELLYKLSSLGASFAEVGFVLRYDKKQGASKIKIIKTILDSLLTALKIRFSA, from the coding sequence ATGAAAAGACTACTAGTAATGCCACCAGCCTATAATGAGCAAAAAGATATAGCAGCTCTATTTGAGGCTTGGCTCAAAGAAGAAAAAAATATAGAGGCCTTGGGATATAAGTTGGAACTTGTTTCCATAAATGACCACTCTACCGATGAAACTCTCAATATAATAATCTCTTATGAAAAATCAAGACCTGATGTGTTTACAGATCATATAAATCACCCAGTAAATAAAGGCTTAGGTGGTGGTCTAAACTCAGCTCTTACTTACTTTTACAAAAACTCTTCTTTAAAAGACGTTTTATGTATAATGGATGCCGACAACACTCAGTCGCCCGAATACATTGTAAAAATGCTAGAAAAAATTGAAGACCACGATGTCGTCATCGCATCTAGATATTGTGACGATTCAAAAGTAAAAGGTGTCCCGCCTGTGAGACTTTTTCTCTCTGAGGGAGCGAGGTTTTATTATAAGCTTGTCCTTGGCATAAAAGGAGTCGAAGACTATACTTGTGGATATAGACTTTATAGTCATGAAATCATATCTAGACTCTTTGAAAAATATAAGGATAATCCTATAAAAAATAGCTCTTTTGCCTGTATGATGGAGCTTCTTTACAAGCTCTCATCTTTAGGTGCAAGCTTTGCCGAGGTTGGCTTTGTACTTAGATATGATAAAAAACAAGGTGCATCTAAAATCAAAATAATAAAAACTATACTTGATTCTCTTTTAACAGCCTTGAAGATAAGATTTTCTGCATAA
- a CDS encoding DUF5684 domain-containing protein, with translation MSILFGLFNLFLIPFWAVTGSILLVISFLTDAILFQRAGVAGIWGLIPFVKAWKRQEICFGRGQGWRCLIFLIPFVGELYLCYTNWVFAKVYSAEGFLQIMILFFTPLTKMILIFGGNRYCGPLNYEKDDLFGSYND, from the coding sequence ATGTCTATTTTGTTTGGCTTATTTAATTTATTTTTAATTCCATTTTGGGCTGTGACTGGCAGCATATTGCTAGTTATTAGTTTTTTAACTGATGCAATTTTATTTCAAAGGGCTGGAGTAGCGGGCATTTGGGGCTTGATTCCTTTTGTAAAAGCTTGGAAGAGGCAGGAAATTTGTTTTGGAAGGGGTCAAGGCTGGAGATGTTTAATATTTCTCATCCCATTTGTAGGAGAACTTTACTTATGTTATACAAATTGGGTTTTTGCAAAAGTTTATTCTGCTGAAGGATTTTTGCAAATTATGATTTTATTTTTTACCCCTCTAACTAAAATGATTCTGATCTTTGGAGGGAATAGATATTGTGGTCCCTTGAATTATGAAAAAGATGATTTATTCGGATCTTACAACGATTGA
- a CDS encoding pyridoxamine 5'-phosphate oxidase family protein has product MKFTQEMIDMIAEELAYIATVDKDGNPNIGPKRTMRFLEDGKLIYCENTGGKHFANLKENGKVSLCFVKRNDNRGFRFSGKAKIYTDEEMMNLAKEKAGVLPKKAAVIIEVDKIYSLDSGPIAGKLIEG; this is encoded by the coding sequence ATGAAATTTACTCAAGAAATGATAGATATGATTGCAGAAGAACTTGCTTATATTGCAACGGTTGACAAGGATGGCAACCCCAATATAGGCCCCAAAAGAACGATGAGATTTTTAGAAGATGGAAAACTCATCTACTGCGAAAATACAGGTGGCAAGCACTTTGCGAACTTGAAGGAAAATGGCAAGGTGAGCTTGTGTTTTGTAAAGAGAAATGACAACAGAGGATTTCGTTTTAGTGGCAAGGCCAAGATCTACACAGATGAAGAAATGATGAACTTGGCTAAAGAAAAAGCTGGTGTGTTGCCAAAAAAAGCTGCTGTAATTATTGAAGTCGATAAAATTTACAGTCTTGACTCTGGTCCTATTGCCGGCAAATTGATTGAAGGATAA
- a CDS encoding MTH1187 family thiamine-binding protein yields the protein MKVCELTLVPIGVGTSVSKYVAGALDSIRDMEGITYELNPMGTILAAEDLRTLYSAIELMQEAIFEKGADRVYSVIKIDDRRDKQRDFHDKIKSVQEKLKK from the coding sequence ATGAAAGTATGTGAACTCACACTTGTCCCAATAGGAGTCGGAACAAGCGTATCAAAATATGTGGCTGGTGCTTTAGATAGCATAAGGGATATGGAAGGTATAACTTATGAATTAAATCCCATGGGCACCATCTTGGCAGCTGAAGATTTGAGAACTCTCTACTCTGCTATTGAGCTTATGCAAGAGGCTATTTTTGAAAAAGGAGCAGATCGCGTCTACTCTGTTATTAAAATTGATGATCGTAGAGATAAGCAAAGAGATTTTCATGACAAAATCAAATCTGTCCAAGAAAAATTAAAAAAATAA
- a CDS encoding class I SAM-dependent methyltransferase — protein MEKNKTSLGHDFLKMLGRTKLRPGGGVITNWLLEKAQIKKDFKVLEVACNQGDNLIRIYTDFACHIQGVDMGQTEIEQCKSNLKALDLDEEIKVEQMDARNLKFLDESFDVIINEAMLTMLSDEDKNKALKEFHRVLKKGGLLLTHDVALDEDNTEARRRVSKMVNASVSPMGAGAWKNLFESNGFEILDMKTGPFLLLDKTTIIKDEGPIRAAAFFKKAMQDEYRQRFLMMKKMQEENMNYIALFARKK, from the coding sequence ATGGAAAAAAATAAAACAAGTTTGGGTCATGATTTTCTTAAAATGCTGGGTCGCACTAAGCTAAGACCAGGCGGAGGAGTCATCACAAATTGGCTCTTAGAAAAGGCGCAAATTAAAAAAGATTTCAAAGTATTGGAAGTGGCTTGCAATCAAGGCGACAATTTAATAAGAATCTACACAGACTTTGCTTGTCATATTCAAGGTGTGGATATGGGACAGACTGAAATAGAACAATGTAAATCCAATCTAAAAGCCCTTGATCTCGATGAAGAAATTAAAGTAGAACAAATGGATGCGAGAAATCTAAAGTTTTTAGACGAAAGTTTTGATGTCATAATAAACGAGGCCATGCTTACTATGCTAAGCGATGAAGATAAAAACAAAGCCCTCAAAGAGTTTCATAGAGTATTAAAAAAAGGAGGCCTTCTGCTTACTCATGATGTAGCTCTCGATGAAGATAATACAGAGGCTAGAAGAAGAGTTTCAAAAATGGTAAATGCCAGTGTCTCCCCCATGGGTGCAGGAGCGTGGAAAAATCTATTTGAATCTAATGGTTTTGAAATCTTGGATATGAAAACAGGTCCTTTTTTACTCTTGGATAAAACTACAATAATAAAAGATGAGGGCCCCATAAGAGCTGCCGCCTTTTTCAAAAAAGCCATGCAGGATGAATATAGACAAAGGTTTCTTATGATGAAAAAAATGCAAGAAGAAAACATGAATTATATAGCCTTGTTTGCAAGGAAAAAATAA
- a CDS encoding cupin domain-containing protein, giving the protein MRNIDKAKLLVPSDFVPVKKHQTISKELMFKKDYHILAMGLYENTDISPEYYAETKGYIVLEGKLKIGGELIYKNQGIFFPERQLFQIQALEDSIFLEISYCEKEENMENIEKGKVINLKDSLDYVKGAITNLDIVSKKDLKIMILAFDEGEGLKPHSAPGDALLLALEGTAKVGVGENEFMIEAGKQIIFPKDITHSVEAKTKFKMLLILSI; this is encoded by the coding sequence ATGAGAAATATTGACAAGGCTAAGCTATTGGTACCTTCCGACTTTGTACCAGTAAAAAAACATCAGACCATATCGAAGGAATTGATGTTTAAAAAAGACTATCACATACTCGCCATGGGTCTTTATGAAAATACGGATATAAGCCCAGAATATTATGCCGAGACCAAGGGATATATAGTCCTTGAAGGCAAGTTAAAGATTGGCGGAGAACTTATTTATAAAAATCAAGGCATATTTTTTCCAGAAAGACAGCTGTTTCAAATACAAGCCTTAGAAGATTCAATTTTTTTGGAAATTTCATATTGTGAAAAGGAGGAAAATATGGAAAATATAGAAAAAGGAAAGGTAATCAATTTAAAAGACAGTCTAGACTATGTAAAAGGGGCTATTACAAACTTGGACATAGTTTCAAAAAAAGACTTAAAAATCATGATTTTGGCATTTGATGAAGGCGAAGGACTAAAGCCACACTCAGCTCCAGGAGATGCACTCTTGCTTGCCTTAGAGGGAACAGCCAAGGTGGGAGTTGGAGAGAATGAGTTTATGATAGAAGCTGGAAAACAAATAATCTTTCCAAAAGATATAACTCATAGCGTAGAAGCAAAGACTAAATTTAAGATGCTTCTAATTTTATCTATATAA
- a CDS encoding M18 family aminopeptidase, translated as MNIDDFIEFLNESPMAYFAVKKAKELLEGAGFERLDLKKDFVIREGGKYFVDNNDSALLAFSVGKLDEIFFKIVGSHTDSPGFRIKAKPYMNKESMSVLNTEVYGGPIINTWLDRPLSFGGRVILKSDDIFNPRKELVKFDKDMLIIPNLAIHMNRQVNDGIKLNPQVHTLPLVGLCDEKIENEDHMKTLLSGELGVGKDDVLDYDLYLYDRQKASLLGENSEFISSGRLDNLASFYTSLKSLIDAKDHEGINIIIASDNEEVGSGTKMGADSSFIETVFERILLGLGKGRQDYFKALEKSFMISSDMAHAIHPNYTEKADPINRPKLGKGIVIKYAASKAYASDGESAAILMSICEKAGISYQTFHNRSDMRGGSTIGPITSRRLNVRTVDVGGPMLSMHSVRELMAAKDLYYMQRCFEEFFKI; from the coding sequence ATGAATATTGATGATTTTATAGAGTTTTTAAATGAGAGTCCAATGGCATATTTTGCAGTGAAAAAGGCCAAAGAGCTTTTGGAAGGGGCAGGTTTTGAGAGATTGGATTTAAAAAAGGATTTTGTAATAAGAGAAGGGGGCAAGTATTTCGTAGATAATAATGACTCTGCACTTTTAGCTTTTTCTGTTGGAAAGTTGGATGAGATTTTCTTTAAAATTGTAGGATCTCATACTGATTCGCCAGGCTTTAGAATAAAGGCCAAGCCTTATATGAATAAAGAGTCCATGTCTGTTTTAAATACTGAAGTTTATGGTGGACCTATAATAAACACTTGGCTGGATAGGCCCTTGTCCTTTGGCGGCAGAGTAATTTTGAAATCTGATGATATCTTTAATCCTCGTAAGGAGCTTGTGAAATTTGACAAGGATATGCTTATAATTCCAAATTTGGCAATTCATATGAATAGACAAGTAAATGACGGCATCAAGCTAAATCCACAAGTCCATACTCTTCCACTTGTGGGACTTTGCGATGAAAAAATTGAAAACGAAGACCATATGAAGACGCTTTTGAGTGGTGAGCTTGGCGTGGGAAAAGATGATGTACTCGATTATGATCTCTACCTCTATGATAGACAAAAAGCAAGTTTATTAGGAGAAAATTCTGAATTTATATCATCTGGCAGGCTGGACAATCTGGCATCTTTTTATACAAGCTTAAAATCCTTGATTGATGCTAAAGACCATGAGGGAATCAATATTATAATAGCAAGTGATAATGAAGAGGTTGGTTCGGGAACCAAGATGGGAGCTGATTCATCTTTTATAGAAACTGTATTTGAAAGAATTTTACTAGGACTTGGCAAAGGCAGGCAAGACTATTTTAAAGCTTTAGAAAAATCTTTTATGATTTCATCCGATATGGCTCATGCCATTCACCCAAACTATACAGAAAAGGCAGACCCAATAAATAGACCCAAACTTGGAAAGGGCATCGTCATAAAGTATGCAGCCTCCAAGGCCTATGCATCCGATGGAGAATCGGCAGCTATACTTATGAGCATATGTGAAAAAGCGGGTATTTCATATCAGACCTTCCACAACAGGTCTGATATGAGAGGTGGTTCGACCATAGGACCTATAACATCTAGAAGATTGAATGTGAGAACAGTAGATGTAGGAGGCCCCATGCTTTCAATGCACTCTGTAAGAGAGTTAATGGCTGCCAAAGATTTATACTACATGCAAAGATGCTTTGAAGAATTTTTTAAAATTTGA